Proteins encoded by one window of Dioscorea cayenensis subsp. rotundata cultivar TDr96_F1 chromosome 6, TDr96_F1_v2_PseudoChromosome.rev07_lg8_w22 25.fasta, whole genome shotgun sequence:
- the LOC120263714 gene encoding AT-hook motif nuclear-localized protein 17-like, whose protein sequence is MKTHHSEHHQMITMNVETKPTGGGGGGGGDGSSIEIVRRPRGRPPGSKNKPKPPVIITRDADPPTSMRAHVIEINAGHDLVEAIADFSRRRDIGVCVLAGSGAVSNVTLRQPPPPTLQPPPVGPAATVVFRGRFEILSLSATVFPPATTALPAPALSVSLAGPHGQIVGGIVAGPLMAAGTVVLVAAGFSNPTFHRLPPDADEVPITAVGTAVVNSPETCGGMSIYNSHVASDVIWAPAPRAPPPPPPPF, encoded by the coding sequence ATGAAGACCCACCACAGTGAGCATCATCAGATGATAACCATGAACGTTGAAACAAAGCCTACCGGTGGTGGCGGCGGCGGTGGCGGCGATGGTTCGAGCATAGAGATCGTACGACGGCCACGTGGCAGACCACCGGGATCAAAGAACAAACCTAAACCGCCGGTGATCATAACCCGTGACGCTGACCCACCAACGTCGATGCGGGCACACGTCATCGAGATCAACGCCGGCCATGACCTCGTTGAAGCCATCGCCGACTTCTCACGGCGCCGTGATATCGGTGTTTGTGTCCTCGCCGGCTCCGGCGCCGTCTCCAACGTCACTCTTCGTCAGCCGCCGCCTCCTACTTTGCAGCCACCGCCGGTTGGACCAGCCGCCACCGTTGTATTCCGTGGTCGTTTCGAGATCTTGTCTCTCTCCGCGACGGTGTTTCCGCCGGCGACGACGGCGTTACCGGCGCCGGCGCTGTCGGTTTCACTAGCTGGACCACATGGGCAGATTGTCGGTGGGATTGTTGCTGGGCCGTTGATGGCGGCGGGGACGGTGGTGCTCGTCGCCGCTGGTTTCTCTAACCCTACTTTCCATCGTCTTCCGCCGGACGCCGATGAGGTTCCGATCACCGCCGTTGGCACGGCGGTGGTGAACTCACCGGAGACTTGTGGTGGCATGTCTATCTATAATAGTCACGTGGCTTCTGACGTCATCTGGGCTCCGGCTCCACgtgcaccaccaccacctcctcctcctttcTAA